One genomic region from Motacilla alba alba isolate MOTALB_02 chromosome 5, Motacilla_alba_V1.0_pri, whole genome shotgun sequence encodes:
- the CD6 gene encoding T-cell differentiation antigen CD6 isoform X1: MGGLCLLLVALSAVAPARVPTETTEPPNTPTGNTSVTPGPRALRLADGRSRCEGRVELEQEGTWGTVCDDGWDMADANVVCRQLGCGRAVRAHGNAAFGRGHGPILRDEVGCKGHERDLWECPAALENDCSHKEDAGVVCSEHQEWRLSGGQDECAGRVEVFFRGTWSTVCNSTWYDTEATVLCRTLGCGDMLQRPAFRHTLPGKMTYLCGSLQPSLAQCRWVFNKSAPCYQSWAAGVICNGSQGLETPTPTAAEVTPRNVTVLHTEEGTRTLGTPAVDSPLFVLCLVLAALLLLSMLAFSTALLRLRKRSDVSSLEIPMPVLVTHSSQSRDAPSGISNDYRKTPTSLPKGSDCLVTAISKDSDSDSEYYEFSSKPPIALSTFYSEHPTSSGIPEVLSQDPCHPGCSHPSPLPTDSLRRHPREDLLPLRPSQDRMEPFPEGEPARPGPPLRSSSSSSSSTEPYWNGSVPPPAQGTQWHPAATGHGYGTAPPAAPAPVPSQPWVPAAPTDPDPDGSSSTSSGEWYENVQETEPPGDPSSHPGEDPVLEVGRTGSSGNSQILLMGSVSAGWSDPSCPSGEHGEDPDFSEGSDYDDVQDSAY; the protein is encoded by the exons ATGggggggctctgcctgctcttggTGGCACTTTCTGCCGTGGCACCTGCACGAG TCCCCACAGAAACGACAGAACCTCCCAACACTCCGACAGGGAACACCTCAGTGACACCAG GTCCCAGAGCGCTCCGGCTGGCGGACGGCCGGAGCCGCTGCGAGGGCCgggtggagctggagcaggaggggacGTGGGGGACGGTGTGTGACGATGGCTGGGACATGGCCGATGCCAACGTCGTGTGCCGCCAACTCGGGTGCGGCCGCGCCGTGAGAGCCCACGGCAATGCCGCCTTCGGCCGCGGACACGGCCCCATCCTCCGGGATGAGGTGGGATGCAAGGGACACGAGCGGGACCTGTGGGAATGTCCGGCCGCGCTGGAGAACGACTGCAGCCACAAGGAGGACGCCGGCGTGGTTTGctcag AGCACCAGGAGTGGCGGCTCTCCGGAGGCCAGGATGAGTGCGCCGGCAGGGTGGAGGTGTTTTTCCGCGGCACTTGGAGCACGGTGTGTAACAGCACCTGGTACGACACGGAGGCCACGGTGCTGTGCCGGACGCTGGGATGCGGGGATATGCTCCAGCGGCCTGCCTTCAGACACACGCTTCCCGGGAAGATGACGTACCTGTGCGGGAGCCTGCAGCCCTCGCTGGCACAGTGCCGCTGGGTCTTCAATAAATCCGCTCCCTGTTACCAATCCTGGGCCGCCGGGGTCATCTGCAACG GCTCCCAGGGTTTGGAGACGCCGACGCCCACAGCGGCTGAGGTGACGCCCAGGAATGTCACTGTCCTGCACA CCGAGGAGGGGACCCGGACCTTGGGGACGCCAGCAGTGGACAGTCCCCTCTTTGtcctgtgcctggtgctggccgcgctgctcctgctctccatgCTGGCCTTTTCCACTgccctgctgaggctgaggaagaggagtg ACGTGTCCTCCTTGGAAATACCCATGCCAGTCCTGGTGacccacagctcccagagccgCGACGCACCCTCCGGGATCTCCAACGACTACAGGAAGACTCCCACCAGCCTTCCCAAAGGATCAG ACTGTCTGGTCACAGCCATTTCCAAGGATTCTGATTCCGACTCGGAATATTATGAGTTCAGCAGCAAGCCTCCCATCGCCCTGTCCACCTTCTACAGTGAGCATCCCACTTCCTCTGGGATCCCTGAGGTCCTGTCCCAGGATCCCTGTCACCCAGGATGCTCCCacccctctccccttcccacagACTCCCTGCGCCGGCATCCCAGGGAGGATCTTCTCCCTCTGAgacccagccaggacaggatgGAGCCATTCCCTGAGGGTG AGCCGGCCAGGCCAGGACCCCCACTccgcagctcctccagctcatcCTCATCCACGGAGCCCTATTGGAATGGCAGCGTTCCCCCCCCTGCCCAAGGCACCCAGTGGCACCCGGCAGCCACCGGCCATGGCTATGGCACAG ctccgccggcagcgcccgccccagtgccctcccagccctgggtaCCTGCAGCTCCGACAGATCCCGATCCCGacggcagctccagcacctcctcGGGGGAGTGGTACGAGAACGTGCAGGAGACGGAGCCCCCCGGAGATCCCTCCTCACATCCAGGTGAGGATCCTGTGCTGGAGGTGGGGCGCACAGGGAGTTCTGGCAATTCCCAAATCCTCCTGATGGGCTCTGTCTCTGCAGGCTGGTCAGATCCGTCCTGTCCCTCGGGGGAACACGGGGAGGATCCCGACTTTTCCGAGGGCAGCGACTACGACGACGTCCAGGACTCTGCCTACTGA
- the CD6 gene encoding T-cell differentiation antigen CD6 isoform X3, with the protein MGGLCLLLVALSAVAPARVPTETTEPPNTPTGNTSVTPGPRALRLADGRSRCEGRVELEQEGTWGTVCDDGWDMADANVVCRQLGCGRAVRAHGNAAFGRGHGPILRDEVGCKGHERDLWECPAALENDCSHKEDAGVVCSEHQEWRLSGGQDECAGRVEVFFRGTWSTVCNSTWYDTEATVLCRTLGCGDMLQRPAFRHTLPGKMTYLCGSLQPSLAQCRWVFNKSAPCYQSWAAGVICNGSQGLETPTPTAAEVTPRNVTVLHTEEGTRTLGTPAVDSPLFVLCLVLAALLLLSMLAFSTALLRLRKRSDVSSLEIPMPVLVTHSSQSRDAPSGISNDYRKTPTSLPKGSDCLVTAISKDSDSDSEYYEFSSKPPIALSTFYSEHPTSSGIPEVLSQDPCHPGCSHPSPLPTDSLRRHPREDLLPLRPSQDRMEPFPEGEPARPGPPLRSSSSSSSSTEPYWNGSVPPPAQGTQWHPAATGHGYGTAPPAAPAPVPSQPWVPAAPTDPDPDGSSSTSSGEWYENVQETEPPGDPSSHPGWSDPSCPSGEHGEDPDFSEGSDYDDVQDSAY; encoded by the exons ATGggggggctctgcctgctcttggTGGCACTTTCTGCCGTGGCACCTGCACGAG TCCCCACAGAAACGACAGAACCTCCCAACACTCCGACAGGGAACACCTCAGTGACACCAG GTCCCAGAGCGCTCCGGCTGGCGGACGGCCGGAGCCGCTGCGAGGGCCgggtggagctggagcaggaggggacGTGGGGGACGGTGTGTGACGATGGCTGGGACATGGCCGATGCCAACGTCGTGTGCCGCCAACTCGGGTGCGGCCGCGCCGTGAGAGCCCACGGCAATGCCGCCTTCGGCCGCGGACACGGCCCCATCCTCCGGGATGAGGTGGGATGCAAGGGACACGAGCGGGACCTGTGGGAATGTCCGGCCGCGCTGGAGAACGACTGCAGCCACAAGGAGGACGCCGGCGTGGTTTGctcag AGCACCAGGAGTGGCGGCTCTCCGGAGGCCAGGATGAGTGCGCCGGCAGGGTGGAGGTGTTTTTCCGCGGCACTTGGAGCACGGTGTGTAACAGCACCTGGTACGACACGGAGGCCACGGTGCTGTGCCGGACGCTGGGATGCGGGGATATGCTCCAGCGGCCTGCCTTCAGACACACGCTTCCCGGGAAGATGACGTACCTGTGCGGGAGCCTGCAGCCCTCGCTGGCACAGTGCCGCTGGGTCTTCAATAAATCCGCTCCCTGTTACCAATCCTGGGCCGCCGGGGTCATCTGCAACG GCTCCCAGGGTTTGGAGACGCCGACGCCCACAGCGGCTGAGGTGACGCCCAGGAATGTCACTGTCCTGCACA CCGAGGAGGGGACCCGGACCTTGGGGACGCCAGCAGTGGACAGTCCCCTCTTTGtcctgtgcctggtgctggccgcgctgctcctgctctccatgCTGGCCTTTTCCACTgccctgctgaggctgaggaagaggagtg ACGTGTCCTCCTTGGAAATACCCATGCCAGTCCTGGTGacccacagctcccagagccgCGACGCACCCTCCGGGATCTCCAACGACTACAGGAAGACTCCCACCAGCCTTCCCAAAGGATCAG ACTGTCTGGTCACAGCCATTTCCAAGGATTCTGATTCCGACTCGGAATATTATGAGTTCAGCAGCAAGCCTCCCATCGCCCTGTCCACCTTCTACAGTGAGCATCCCACTTCCTCTGGGATCCCTGAGGTCCTGTCCCAGGATCCCTGTCACCCAGGATGCTCCCacccctctccccttcccacagACTCCCTGCGCCGGCATCCCAGGGAGGATCTTCTCCCTCTGAgacccagccaggacaggatgGAGCCATTCCCTGAGGGTG AGCCGGCCAGGCCAGGACCCCCACTccgcagctcctccagctcatcCTCATCCACGGAGCCCTATTGGAATGGCAGCGTTCCCCCCCCTGCCCAAGGCACCCAGTGGCACCCGGCAGCCACCGGCCATGGCTATGGCACAG ctccgccggcagcgcccgccccagtgccctcccagccctgggtaCCTGCAGCTCCGACAGATCCCGATCCCGacggcagctccagcacctcctcGGGGGAGTGGTACGAGAACGTGCAGGAGACGGAGCCCCCCGGAGATCCCTCCTCACATCCAG GCTGGTCAGATCCGTCCTGTCCCTCGGGGGAACACGGGGAGGATCCCGACTTTTCCGAGGGCAGCGACTACGACGACGTCCAGGACTCTGCCTACTGA
- the CD6 gene encoding T-cell differentiation antigen CD6 isoform X2, with translation MGGLCLLLVALSAVAPARVPTETTEPPNTPTGNTSVTPGPRALRLADGRSRCEGRVELEQEGTWGTVCDDGWDMADANVVCRQLGCGRAVRAHGNAAFGRGHGPILRDEVGCKGHERDLWECPAALENDCSHKEDAGVVCSEHQEWRLSGGQDECAGRVEVFFRGTWSTVCNSTWYDTEATVLCRTLGCGDMLQRPAFRHTLPGKMTYLCGSLQPSLAQCRWVFNKSAPCYQSWAAGVICNGSQGLETPTPTAAEVTPRNVTVLHTEEGTRTLGTPAVDSPLFVLCLVLAALLLLSMLAFSTALLRLRKRSDVSSLEIPMPVLVTHSSQSRDAPSGISNDYRKTPTSLPKGSAISKDSDSDSEYYEFSSKPPIALSTFYSEHPTSSGIPEVLSQDPCHPGCSHPSPLPTDSLRRHPREDLLPLRPSQDRMEPFPEGEPARPGPPLRSSSSSSSSTEPYWNGSVPPPAQGTQWHPAATGHGYGTAPPAAPAPVPSQPWVPAAPTDPDPDGSSSTSSGEWYENVQETEPPGDPSSHPGEDPVLEVGRTGSSGNSQILLMGSVSAGWSDPSCPSGEHGEDPDFSEGSDYDDVQDSAY, from the exons ATGggggggctctgcctgctcttggTGGCACTTTCTGCCGTGGCACCTGCACGAG TCCCCACAGAAACGACAGAACCTCCCAACACTCCGACAGGGAACACCTCAGTGACACCAG GTCCCAGAGCGCTCCGGCTGGCGGACGGCCGGAGCCGCTGCGAGGGCCgggtggagctggagcaggaggggacGTGGGGGACGGTGTGTGACGATGGCTGGGACATGGCCGATGCCAACGTCGTGTGCCGCCAACTCGGGTGCGGCCGCGCCGTGAGAGCCCACGGCAATGCCGCCTTCGGCCGCGGACACGGCCCCATCCTCCGGGATGAGGTGGGATGCAAGGGACACGAGCGGGACCTGTGGGAATGTCCGGCCGCGCTGGAGAACGACTGCAGCCACAAGGAGGACGCCGGCGTGGTTTGctcag AGCACCAGGAGTGGCGGCTCTCCGGAGGCCAGGATGAGTGCGCCGGCAGGGTGGAGGTGTTTTTCCGCGGCACTTGGAGCACGGTGTGTAACAGCACCTGGTACGACACGGAGGCCACGGTGCTGTGCCGGACGCTGGGATGCGGGGATATGCTCCAGCGGCCTGCCTTCAGACACACGCTTCCCGGGAAGATGACGTACCTGTGCGGGAGCCTGCAGCCCTCGCTGGCACAGTGCCGCTGGGTCTTCAATAAATCCGCTCCCTGTTACCAATCCTGGGCCGCCGGGGTCATCTGCAACG GCTCCCAGGGTTTGGAGACGCCGACGCCCACAGCGGCTGAGGTGACGCCCAGGAATGTCACTGTCCTGCACA CCGAGGAGGGGACCCGGACCTTGGGGACGCCAGCAGTGGACAGTCCCCTCTTTGtcctgtgcctggtgctggccgcgctgctcctgctctccatgCTGGCCTTTTCCACTgccctgctgaggctgaggaagaggagtg ACGTGTCCTCCTTGGAAATACCCATGCCAGTCCTGGTGacccacagctcccagagccgCGACGCACCCTCCGGGATCTCCAACGACTACAGGAAGACTCCCACCAGCCTTCCCAAAGGATCAG CCATTTCCAAGGATTCTGATTCCGACTCGGAATATTATGAGTTCAGCAGCAAGCCTCCCATCGCCCTGTCCACCTTCTACAGTGAGCATCCCACTTCCTCTGGGATCCCTGAGGTCCTGTCCCAGGATCCCTGTCACCCAGGATGCTCCCacccctctccccttcccacagACTCCCTGCGCCGGCATCCCAGGGAGGATCTTCTCCCTCTGAgacccagccaggacaggatgGAGCCATTCCCTGAGGGTG AGCCGGCCAGGCCAGGACCCCCACTccgcagctcctccagctcatcCTCATCCACGGAGCCCTATTGGAATGGCAGCGTTCCCCCCCCTGCCCAAGGCACCCAGTGGCACCCGGCAGCCACCGGCCATGGCTATGGCACAG ctccgccggcagcgcccgccccagtgccctcccagccctgggtaCCTGCAGCTCCGACAGATCCCGATCCCGacggcagctccagcacctcctcGGGGGAGTGGTACGAGAACGTGCAGGAGACGGAGCCCCCCGGAGATCCCTCCTCACATCCAGGTGAGGATCCTGTGCTGGAGGTGGGGCGCACAGGGAGTTCTGGCAATTCCCAAATCCTCCTGATGGGCTCTGTCTCTGCAGGCTGGTCAGATCCGTCCTGTCCCTCGGGGGAACACGGGGAGGATCCCGACTTTTCCGAGGGCAGCGACTACGACGACGTCCAGGACTCTGCCTACTGA
- the CD6 gene encoding T-cell differentiation antigen CD6 isoform X5, giving the protein MGGLCLLLVALSAVAPARVPTETTEPPNTPTGNTSVTPGPRALRLADGRSRCEGRVELEQEGTWGTVCDDGWDMADANVVCRQLGCGRAVRAHGNAAFGRGHGPILRDEVGCKGHERDLWECPAALENDCSHKEDAGVVCSEHQEWRLSGGQDECAGRVEVFFRGTWSTVCNSTWYDTEATVLCRTLGCGDMLQRPAFRHTLPGKMTYLCGSLQPSLAQCRWVFNKSAPCYQSWAAGVICNGSQGLETPTPTAAEVTPRNVTVLHTEEGTRTLGTPAVDSPLFVLCLVLAALLLLSMLAFSTALLRLRKRSDVSSLEIPMPVLVTHSSQSRDAPSGISNDYRKTPTSLPKGSDSLRRHPREDLLPLRPSQDRMEPFPEGEPARPGPPLRSSSSSSSSTEPYWNGSVPPPAQGTQWHPAATGHGYGTAPPAAPAPVPSQPWVPAAPTDPDPDGSSSTSSGEWYENVQETEPPGDPSSHPGEDPVLEVGRTGSSGNSQILLMGSVSAGWSDPSCPSGEHGEDPDFSEGSDYDDVQDSAY; this is encoded by the exons ATGggggggctctgcctgctcttggTGGCACTTTCTGCCGTGGCACCTGCACGAG TCCCCACAGAAACGACAGAACCTCCCAACACTCCGACAGGGAACACCTCAGTGACACCAG GTCCCAGAGCGCTCCGGCTGGCGGACGGCCGGAGCCGCTGCGAGGGCCgggtggagctggagcaggaggggacGTGGGGGACGGTGTGTGACGATGGCTGGGACATGGCCGATGCCAACGTCGTGTGCCGCCAACTCGGGTGCGGCCGCGCCGTGAGAGCCCACGGCAATGCCGCCTTCGGCCGCGGACACGGCCCCATCCTCCGGGATGAGGTGGGATGCAAGGGACACGAGCGGGACCTGTGGGAATGTCCGGCCGCGCTGGAGAACGACTGCAGCCACAAGGAGGACGCCGGCGTGGTTTGctcag AGCACCAGGAGTGGCGGCTCTCCGGAGGCCAGGATGAGTGCGCCGGCAGGGTGGAGGTGTTTTTCCGCGGCACTTGGAGCACGGTGTGTAACAGCACCTGGTACGACACGGAGGCCACGGTGCTGTGCCGGACGCTGGGATGCGGGGATATGCTCCAGCGGCCTGCCTTCAGACACACGCTTCCCGGGAAGATGACGTACCTGTGCGGGAGCCTGCAGCCCTCGCTGGCACAGTGCCGCTGGGTCTTCAATAAATCCGCTCCCTGTTACCAATCCTGGGCCGCCGGGGTCATCTGCAACG GCTCCCAGGGTTTGGAGACGCCGACGCCCACAGCGGCTGAGGTGACGCCCAGGAATGTCACTGTCCTGCACA CCGAGGAGGGGACCCGGACCTTGGGGACGCCAGCAGTGGACAGTCCCCTCTTTGtcctgtgcctggtgctggccgcgctgctcctgctctccatgCTGGCCTTTTCCACTgccctgctgaggctgaggaagaggagtg ACGTGTCCTCCTTGGAAATACCCATGCCAGTCCTGGTGacccacagctcccagagccgCGACGCACCCTCCGGGATCTCCAACGACTACAGGAAGACTCCCACCAGCCTTCCCAAAGGATCAG ACTCCCTGCGCCGGCATCCCAGGGAGGATCTTCTCCCTCTGAgacccagccaggacaggatgGAGCCATTCCCTGAGGGTG AGCCGGCCAGGCCAGGACCCCCACTccgcagctcctccagctcatcCTCATCCACGGAGCCCTATTGGAATGGCAGCGTTCCCCCCCCTGCCCAAGGCACCCAGTGGCACCCGGCAGCCACCGGCCATGGCTATGGCACAG ctccgccggcagcgcccgccccagtgccctcccagccctgggtaCCTGCAGCTCCGACAGATCCCGATCCCGacggcagctccagcacctcctcGGGGGAGTGGTACGAGAACGTGCAGGAGACGGAGCCCCCCGGAGATCCCTCCTCACATCCAGGTGAGGATCCTGTGCTGGAGGTGGGGCGCACAGGGAGTTCTGGCAATTCCCAAATCCTCCTGATGGGCTCTGTCTCTGCAGGCTGGTCAGATCCGTCCTGTCCCTCGGGGGAACACGGGGAGGATCCCGACTTTTCCGAGGGCAGCGACTACGACGACGTCCAGGACTCTGCCTACTGA
- the CD6 gene encoding T-cell differentiation antigen CD6 isoform X6 translates to MGGLCLLLVALSAVAPARVPTETTEPPNTPTGNTSVTPGPRALRLADGRSRCEGRVELEQEGTWGTVCDDGWDMADANVVCRQLGCGRAVRAHGNAAFGRGHGPILRDEVGCKGHERDLWECPAALENDCSHKEDAGVVCSEHQEWRLSGGQDECAGRVEVFFRGTWSTVCNSTWYDTEATVLCRTLGCGDMLQRPAFRHTLPGKMTYLCGSLQPSLAQCRWVFNKSAPCYQSWAAGVICNGSQGLETPTPTAAEVTPRNVTVLHTEEGTRTLGTPAVDSPLFVLCLVLAALLLLSMLAFSTALLRLRKRSDVSSLEIPMPVLVTHSSQSRDAPSGISNDYRKTPTSLPKGSEPARPGPPLRSSSSSSSSTEPYWNGSVPPPAQGTQWHPAATGHGYGTAPPAAPAPVPSQPWVPAAPTDPDPDGSSSTSSGEWYENVQETEPPGDPSSHPGEDPVLEVGRTGSSGNSQILLMGSVSAGWSDPSCPSGEHGEDPDFSEGSDYDDVQDSAY, encoded by the exons ATGggggggctctgcctgctcttggTGGCACTTTCTGCCGTGGCACCTGCACGAG TCCCCACAGAAACGACAGAACCTCCCAACACTCCGACAGGGAACACCTCAGTGACACCAG GTCCCAGAGCGCTCCGGCTGGCGGACGGCCGGAGCCGCTGCGAGGGCCgggtggagctggagcaggaggggacGTGGGGGACGGTGTGTGACGATGGCTGGGACATGGCCGATGCCAACGTCGTGTGCCGCCAACTCGGGTGCGGCCGCGCCGTGAGAGCCCACGGCAATGCCGCCTTCGGCCGCGGACACGGCCCCATCCTCCGGGATGAGGTGGGATGCAAGGGACACGAGCGGGACCTGTGGGAATGTCCGGCCGCGCTGGAGAACGACTGCAGCCACAAGGAGGACGCCGGCGTGGTTTGctcag AGCACCAGGAGTGGCGGCTCTCCGGAGGCCAGGATGAGTGCGCCGGCAGGGTGGAGGTGTTTTTCCGCGGCACTTGGAGCACGGTGTGTAACAGCACCTGGTACGACACGGAGGCCACGGTGCTGTGCCGGACGCTGGGATGCGGGGATATGCTCCAGCGGCCTGCCTTCAGACACACGCTTCCCGGGAAGATGACGTACCTGTGCGGGAGCCTGCAGCCCTCGCTGGCACAGTGCCGCTGGGTCTTCAATAAATCCGCTCCCTGTTACCAATCCTGGGCCGCCGGGGTCATCTGCAACG GCTCCCAGGGTTTGGAGACGCCGACGCCCACAGCGGCTGAGGTGACGCCCAGGAATGTCACTGTCCTGCACA CCGAGGAGGGGACCCGGACCTTGGGGACGCCAGCAGTGGACAGTCCCCTCTTTGtcctgtgcctggtgctggccgcgctgctcctgctctccatgCTGGCCTTTTCCACTgccctgctgaggctgaggaagaggagtg ACGTGTCCTCCTTGGAAATACCCATGCCAGTCCTGGTGacccacagctcccagagccgCGACGCACCCTCCGGGATCTCCAACGACTACAGGAAGACTCCCACCAGCCTTCCCAAAGGATCAG AGCCGGCCAGGCCAGGACCCCCACTccgcagctcctccagctcatcCTCATCCACGGAGCCCTATTGGAATGGCAGCGTTCCCCCCCCTGCCCAAGGCACCCAGTGGCACCCGGCAGCCACCGGCCATGGCTATGGCACAG ctccgccggcagcgcccgccccagtgccctcccagccctgggtaCCTGCAGCTCCGACAGATCCCGATCCCGacggcagctccagcacctcctcGGGGGAGTGGTACGAGAACGTGCAGGAGACGGAGCCCCCCGGAGATCCCTCCTCACATCCAGGTGAGGATCCTGTGCTGGAGGTGGGGCGCACAGGGAGTTCTGGCAATTCCCAAATCCTCCTGATGGGCTCTGTCTCTGCAGGCTGGTCAGATCCGTCCTGTCCCTCGGGGGAACACGGGGAGGATCCCGACTTTTCCGAGGGCAGCGACTACGACGACGTCCAGGACTCTGCCTACTGA
- the CD6 gene encoding T-cell differentiation antigen CD6 isoform X7, producing MGGLCLLLVALSAVAPARVPTETTEPPNTPTGNTSVTPGPRALRLADGRSRCEGRVELEQEGTWGTVCDDGWDMADANVVCRQLGCGRAVRAHGNAAFGRGHGPILRDEVGCKGHERDLWECPAALENDCSHKEDAGVVCSEHQEWRLSGGQDECAGRVEVFFRGTWSTVCNSTWYDTEATVLCRTLGCGDMLQRPAFRHTLPGKMTYLCGSLQPSLAQCRWVFNKSAPCYQSWAAGVICNGSQGLETPTPTAAEVTPRNVTVLHTEEGTRTLGTPAVDSPLFVLCLVLAALLLLSMLAFSTALLRLRKRSDVSSLEIPMPVLVTHSSQSRDAPSGISNDYRKTPTSLPKGSDCLVTAISKDSDSDSEYYEFSSKPPIALSTFYNSLRRHPREDLLPLRPSQDRMEPFPEGEPARPGPPLRSSSSSSSSTEPYWNGSVPPPAQGTQWHPAATGHGYGTAPPAAPAPVPSQPWVPAAPTDPDPDGSSSTSSGEWYENVQETEPPGDPSSHPGWSDPSCPSGEHGEDPDFSEGSDYDDVQDSAY from the exons ATGggggggctctgcctgctcttggTGGCACTTTCTGCCGTGGCACCTGCACGAG TCCCCACAGAAACGACAGAACCTCCCAACACTCCGACAGGGAACACCTCAGTGACACCAG GTCCCAGAGCGCTCCGGCTGGCGGACGGCCGGAGCCGCTGCGAGGGCCgggtggagctggagcaggaggggacGTGGGGGACGGTGTGTGACGATGGCTGGGACATGGCCGATGCCAACGTCGTGTGCCGCCAACTCGGGTGCGGCCGCGCCGTGAGAGCCCACGGCAATGCCGCCTTCGGCCGCGGACACGGCCCCATCCTCCGGGATGAGGTGGGATGCAAGGGACACGAGCGGGACCTGTGGGAATGTCCGGCCGCGCTGGAGAACGACTGCAGCCACAAGGAGGACGCCGGCGTGGTTTGctcag AGCACCAGGAGTGGCGGCTCTCCGGAGGCCAGGATGAGTGCGCCGGCAGGGTGGAGGTGTTTTTCCGCGGCACTTGGAGCACGGTGTGTAACAGCACCTGGTACGACACGGAGGCCACGGTGCTGTGCCGGACGCTGGGATGCGGGGATATGCTCCAGCGGCCTGCCTTCAGACACACGCTTCCCGGGAAGATGACGTACCTGTGCGGGAGCCTGCAGCCCTCGCTGGCACAGTGCCGCTGGGTCTTCAATAAATCCGCTCCCTGTTACCAATCCTGGGCCGCCGGGGTCATCTGCAACG GCTCCCAGGGTTTGGAGACGCCGACGCCCACAGCGGCTGAGGTGACGCCCAGGAATGTCACTGTCCTGCACA CCGAGGAGGGGACCCGGACCTTGGGGACGCCAGCAGTGGACAGTCCCCTCTTTGtcctgtgcctggtgctggccgcgctgctcctgctctccatgCTGGCCTTTTCCACTgccctgctgaggctgaggaagaggagtg ACGTGTCCTCCTTGGAAATACCCATGCCAGTCCTGGTGacccacagctcccagagccgCGACGCACCCTCCGGGATCTCCAACGACTACAGGAAGACTCCCACCAGCCTTCCCAAAGGATCAG ACTGTCTGGTCACAGCCATTTCCAAGGATTCTGATTCCGACTCGGAATATTATGAGTTCAGCAGCAAGCCTCCCATCGCCCTGTCCACCTTCTACA ACTCCCTGCGCCGGCATCCCAGGGAGGATCTTCTCCCTCTGAgacccagccaggacaggatgGAGCCATTCCCTGAGGGTG AGCCGGCCAGGCCAGGACCCCCACTccgcagctcctccagctcatcCTCATCCACGGAGCCCTATTGGAATGGCAGCGTTCCCCCCCCTGCCCAAGGCACCCAGTGGCACCCGGCAGCCACCGGCCATGGCTATGGCACAG ctccgccggcagcgcccgccccagtgccctcccagccctgggtaCCTGCAGCTCCGACAGATCCCGATCCCGacggcagctccagcacctcctcGGGGGAGTGGTACGAGAACGTGCAGGAGACGGAGCCCCCCGGAGATCCCTCCTCACATCCAG GCTGGTCAGATCCGTCCTGTCCCTCGGGGGAACACGGGGAGGATCCCGACTTTTCCGAGGGCAGCGACTACGACGACGTCCAGGACTCTGCCTACTGA